The Leptospira paudalimensis region AAATAGACATTCGAAAAATGTAGGAGAAAAAGACTTATGATTTTAATTCCTTTTGCAGGTGCAATTGTATCATTTCTCCTTTTTTTATCCCACTTGCTCGAAACATACCAATTGAAAGAAAAACAAAATAACAATATCACAAATCTTTCAAATGAATCTTTTTTCAAGTTGGTAAAATTAAAAACAAACTTTCTCTATGATTATTCTTCAGCTTTTTTATTTTTAGCAGTTTCCTTGGTGCAGTTTCATATAGTTGCAGAATTTGATAATGGTTTTTCTTCCTTCCCTTACCTTTTTGGATTTCATATCCCACTCCTATTACTCATTGGTCCACTCTGTTTCCTTTACTTTCATAAAATGAGTAATGGATCCCTTGACCATTTCCCATTCATTCATTTGGTTCCTTCAATTCTTTCATTTGGTTTCCTTTTTGTTCTTGGTCCAACTAACGGGAATGAGGCTTTGGGGATGAGGGAATCGAATTTTTTAGGTCAAAGCTCAGAAAAATGGGTTTTGATATTGTTGGGACTCGGTGTTGTGTCGATTTTCTTTTATACGTCTCAAATCCTTTACCAATTCATCAAATGGAGGATTCAATCCAAAGAGGATCTAAAAACTTCATTCCCACCGTTTTTACGATTAATCATATATACCACTTCGATCACATTTTCGTTTTTAATTGCTCAAATTCTTTACATGGAATTATTTTTAATCGCTTGTAGTGGATTACTAGTCCTTCTCATTTATATTTTATTAAAGAGAACAAATCGTTTCGAAATGATCCCAAATTTCCAAAAGGAAACAAGTGTTGCCCGTTACAAAGAAAGCAGAACCAAAGGAATCGATATCCAACATGTGATCAAACGATTGGATTATTTGATGAATACAGAACAGTTATATACAAACGAAGAATTGACTTTGAAAACCTTGGCGAGTCGTTTAGACTTAGATTCTCATCAATTGTCTGAAATTCTAAATCTAAAATTAGGGGTTGGCTTTCGAAATTATGTAAATGAGTATCGATTACAGACAGCTGCCAAACTATTGAAAGAGAATCCAAGAATGACAATCATCAGTATTATTTATGCTTCTGGATTTAATTCTAAGTCAGCATTTCATACACTTTTCCAAAAAAAATATGGAGTCACTCCTCAAGTTTATCGCAAGAATTTTCTTTGATCCAAGTTAAATTTGAATTGCAAAATGGATCTATTAGAAGCAAATCATTACCGCTAATAATGTAGGAGTTCTCAAAATGGAAACACGGTTTTTGAAATGGGCTGAAATACTCGATTTTATGATTTTGATAGGATCAAGTATCACATTGGTAGCTTGGATATTCGGTGTTCCCTTATTTTACCTTGCAGATGGACCAGTCCTTTCCATTTTTACTTCAATTTCCCTACTAGTGATTGTTAGTTTGCGATTAGCAACTCGACATTTTCAGCTTTGGCCATTTACAGCAAATTTGGCATTTCTCATGATCGTAGGTGGAGGGAATATTTCTTCTATTTTGATGTTGTTGTCTGCACCTGCCGTTCACATCAATCCTAAGTCAACACTAGTTATGACCTCAATTTCCACTTCTATCGGACTTATTTTTTTTAGTTTTTATGAAATCCTTTTGTATTTAAGAAGAACTCCAAATCGATCTTGGATTTTGGATGATATTCTCATTCACCTTGCGCTTGTTCCTGGAGGACTTAGTTTGATTGGTCATTTATTTCAAAATCCAAACTACTTAAGTATGTCGATCGATCCAAGAGTTGGGATTTCTTTATTGGAAATGGCTTTTATGGCCCTCCTTGCCCTCTCCACAATACTTTCGAATCCAAATTTGTTTTTATGGAAATTTTTAAAATCAGGGAGAGCTAACCAACTTATTTTTGTTGGATTATTTGTGAATCAATACATAGCACCAATCCTTTATTTAATGTTAACTCATGATAATTGGAAATCGGGTGATTTTGGACCTGAACTTTTTATCTTTTTTGGAGGAGTGATTGCAACGTTAGGATTTTTGTTATTCCAGGCAAAATTAGAGGAAAACAATTCTTTGCAAAAAAATGGGATCACCTGATTTGATATTCTCAATTTTGGGATTATTGAATCAGGATGTGAGTGGGATGATACAATTTGTTTTAGGAAGATTATAGGTTTACAAAATAGATTCTAGAAGAGATTTTTAACTTTATGTTCTTAAAAATAACTTCAAGGATTTTCTGGACAAAAGTTTGCGTTTTCTTAATCACATCAATCGTTGTATCTATATTTATCACTAAGTTTTACTATCTATTCAGTGGAGATACTTTGAGTGGCTGGGATACACCTGGGCATGTTGTATTAGCAAAAGAATTTGCCAAGATAATTGAAAGTGGCGTGGCCATAGGATGGTCAGATGTATGGTTTGGTGGGTTCCCTGTTTTTTATTTTTATCCCCCGTTTTATTATTTTTTAGTATATGGAATCCATTCAATTTTGTTGATTCCTATTGAGTTTGCTTTTTCCATTTCCGTTTTTATTACAATCTGTTTTTTAGGTTTCTCCATTTATCAATTTGGAAACCAATTTTTTTGGAAACGTTACCCTTTGCAGGTCCGCCTTTTGTTAGGTATGATTTCGATCTTGTTTTATTTCAATTATGCTGGTGAAGGATTGCAGGGAACAAGTATCGTTGGTATTATAGAAGGTACTGTAATTTCAAGTTTTACTCATGCATTATTCTTTTTTGCTGTCATAATCATTGACAGATATCGAATTGATCCAAATAGGAAAAGATTAATTGCATTTGTTAGTTTATCTGCCTTGGTTTTTTATTCCCACTTGCTAAGCTCTATTTTCTATTTACTAATTTTGTTTGTATACTTTGTAGTGTATCGAAATTTTTGGATTCAACATAAACGAATTTTAGTTATTTCGCTCTTTTCGATTTTTATCTTGATACTCCCCGTGTTATACAATTTTTTCCGATATTCGGAATATACAAGTTCAGTGTTCTATGGATATTCCTATCCACCTATTTTATCAATCCTGAGTAGAGATGTATATGATAAGGCCTTTAAAGCTTCTCAATCAGGAGAAAATCTAACTCTTGCATTTGTGATTGAATTGTTGCGTTCTGGACGTTGGTTGTATTTATTCATTCTAATCGCACTTACGTTTCAATTAAGAAATTTGCAAAATAATTTACGTAGTCGATTTATTACAATAGTATTACTCATTTTTTTTTGGATGTCACTAGATTATTCCTTTGGTTATATCATACCCAATATTAAAATTCACAATTATAGAGCCTTTGATACCTTTTTTATAGCCGTTTCCATCCTTACTCCATTTCTAATAGTTTTTACGCTTAGAATCCAAAAACAGTTATTACCTTTAGTTCCTAGTTTATTTTTTATATTAATAACACAAGTTTACTTATTCATCATTTTTGATCCATTCAGATACCAAGAATACAATTCTCCTTTATGGAAAGAGGCAAGGTCAAAAGAAGAATTACAATTATATGATCGCCTTACATTCGGATTAAAAACATTACCTCCAAATTCAATTGTACAACCTGAGATTATCAAATCAAAAGCTGTATTTGGAAGCCCCCATTTTTGGATTCCATTGTTTTATCAATCTGGCATAAAAAATAATTTAGGACTAACTGTAGAATCTTCGTATTATTCAACTTTAGTATTCAATTGGCAATCCTTTGGTTTTGTACATTCGTTTCGTTGGGGAACCGATATAGATTGGAGGGACTCCCTAGTTTATTTAAAGGGAAATAATGATCCTGGATATTATTTGGATTTTTTACTTCGTTCCGGTGTTCAATATCTTATGGGATTTTCTCCAGATTTTAATGAGTATATTGATAAGCAAAGGAATCGTTTGTCAGTCTTTTGGGAAGAAGGACCATTTAAAATTGTTAAGGT contains the following coding sequences:
- a CDS encoding helix-turn-helix domain-containing protein — protein: MILIPFAGAIVSFLLFLSHLLETYQLKEKQNNNITNLSNESFFKLVKLKTNFLYDYSSAFLFLAVSLVQFHIVAEFDNGFSSFPYLFGFHIPLLLLIGPLCFLYFHKMSNGSLDHFPFIHLVPSILSFGFLFVLGPTNGNEALGMRESNFLGQSSEKWVLILLGLGVVSIFFYTSQILYQFIKWRIQSKEDLKTSFPPFLRLIIYTTSITFSFLIAQILYMELFLIACSGLLVLLIYILLKRTNRFEMIPNFQKETSVARYKESRTKGIDIQHVIKRLDYLMNTEQLYTNEELTLKTLASRLDLDSHQLSEILNLKLGVGFRNYVNEYRLQTAAKLLKENPRMTIISIIYASGFNSKSAFHTLFQKKYGVTPQVYRKNFL